One window of the Eriocheir sinensis breed Jianghai 21 chromosome 59, ASM2467909v1, whole genome shotgun sequence genome contains the following:
- the LOC126985307 gene encoding vesicle transport protein SEC20-like isoform X2, with the protein MAGEEQVYLSVVRQDILKYDMMVKSLVQEIRELDGSQADLDDIGSLVRSRIAQLREQIEELKRLAQEEDNEDERCQLAEEAARSEKMLQDDHRAFRNALLAAQLTINQRSKDELLSKQPAEGEGEGSVRQRRTRELLLRDSSRLSEDLLTVTRLIQDNVQKSAHTVDTLVEGSQSLTSTHEELKTMGSVISQARKILNKYGRRENTDKLLIFLGLVFFLASCLVVVRNRFIF; encoded by the exons ATGGCAGGGGAAGAGCAGGTGTACCTCAGCGTGGTGCGGCAGGACATACTCAAGTATGACATGATGGTGAAGAGCCTCGTCCAG GAGATCCGTGAGCTTGATGGGTCCCAGGCTGACCTGGATGACATTGGTTCGCTGGTTCGATCACGCATTGCACAGCTTCGGGAGCAGATTGAGGAGCTGAAGAGACTGGCTCAG GAGGAAGACAACGAGGACGAGCGCTGTCAGCTGGCCGAGGAGGCGGCAAGAAGCGAGAAAATGCTGCAGGACGACCACCGAGCCTTCCGCAACGCTCTCCTGGCGGCACAGCTCACCATCAACCAG AGGAGCAAGGATGAGCTGCTGAGCAAACAGCCTGctgagggcgagggcgagggcaGCGTGCGGCAGAGGCGGACGCGGGAGCTGCTGCTGAGGGACTCCTCGAGGCTCAGCGAGGACTTGCTCACCGTCACCAGGCTCATCCAGGACAACGTGCAGAAGAGTGCACACACGGTGGACACCCTGG TGGAGGGATCGCAGAGCTTGACCAGCACCCACGAGGAGCTCAAGACCATGGGCTCCGTCATCAGCCAGGCCCGGAAGATTCTCAACAAGTACGGTCGACGGGAGAACACCGACAAGCTGCTGATCTTCCTGGGCCTGGTGTTCTTCCTGGCCTCatgcctggtggtggtgaggaacagGTTCATCTTCTGA
- the LOC126985307 gene encoding vesicle transport protein SEC20-like isoform X1 — MRGCVRAAPGWGGWRDPARMAGEEQVYLSVVRQDILKYDMMVKSLVQEIRELDGSQADLDDIGSLVRSRIAQLREQIEELKRLAQEEDNEDERCQLAEEAARSEKMLQDDHRAFRNALLAAQLTINQRSKDELLSKQPAEGEGEGSVRQRRTRELLLRDSSRLSEDLLTVTRLIQDNVQKSAHTVDTLVEGSQSLTSTHEELKTMGSVISQARKILNKYGRRENTDKLLIFLGLVFFLASCLVVVRNRFIF; from the exons ACCCAGCGAGGATGGCAGGGGAAGAGCAGGTGTACCTCAGCGTGGTGCGGCAGGACATACTCAAGTATGACATGATGGTGAAGAGCCTCGTCCAG GAGATCCGTGAGCTTGATGGGTCCCAGGCTGACCTGGATGACATTGGTTCGCTGGTTCGATCACGCATTGCACAGCTTCGGGAGCAGATTGAGGAGCTGAAGAGACTGGCTCAG GAGGAAGACAACGAGGACGAGCGCTGTCAGCTGGCCGAGGAGGCGGCAAGAAGCGAGAAAATGCTGCAGGACGACCACCGAGCCTTCCGCAACGCTCTCCTGGCGGCACAGCTCACCATCAACCAG AGGAGCAAGGATGAGCTGCTGAGCAAACAGCCTGctgagggcgagggcgagggcaGCGTGCGGCAGAGGCGGACGCGGGAGCTGCTGCTGAGGGACTCCTCGAGGCTCAGCGAGGACTTGCTCACCGTCACCAGGCTCATCCAGGACAACGTGCAGAAGAGTGCACACACGGTGGACACCCTGG TGGAGGGATCGCAGAGCTTGACCAGCACCCACGAGGAGCTCAAGACCATGGGCTCCGTCATCAGCCAGGCCCGGAAGATTCTCAACAAGTACGGTCGACGGGAGAACACCGACAAGCTGCTGATCTTCCTGGGCCTGGTGTTCTTCCTGGCCTCatgcctggtggtggtgaggaacagGTTCATCTTCTGA